A stretch of DNA from Mus musculus strain C57BL/6J chromosome 6, GRCm38.p6 C57BL/6J:
ggcgggggGGTTGGAGGCGAGGCTGGGGCGGGGCGGAGGAAGTTCTAAACTGAGCGCCTGACCCCATGCCACTATCACCTTCTCCTCCTGATGGCTTGGAAGCATACAACTCTGGGCTGTGAAATTCAGAGACCAGAAGGGCCCAGCACTTTCCTCTGCTTTCCTTGTTGGCTGGAATGTGATCGTAGTGACTGGCGCTGCAGCAGTCTTGTTGGATCATGAAATGGGCCCTAAGTCAAAGAAGAGACAGGGTCTGGCTCCACTAGGGCTACCTCGACAGTTGGGTCCTCACCAGCCAGGGCGACTTAAAGAAGTTCTGAAGGGGAGGCTGGCGACAAGAGAGAATGGCTGTTTGGGGATTACCACACTTATCCTTAGTACAGAGGACTTCCAGGATGATAGGGTCTGAGTGTGGGGTGAGCCAAACTTCTGGACTTCAGCCTCTTCATGTGTAAAGTGACGAAGATGCTGATCTATACAATTGTATAATGTCAATTATACGGTTTATACAGACATGCCAGTGGCTGCAGTTTCACTCCACCCTGATGCACTGATTAGGAAATCGATGTCCCAATGTCCTGATGGCACAGGATCCTCTGACCATCTCAGAGTTCGACATATTTATCTCTGAAAATGGAGCATGTCCTAGAGTGGAAGGAGAAGGTTCCAGAAGGAAGGCagcatccccccacccccgcctggtCCCACAGAGAAGTCAGGAGGCTGGCAGAGGGCACGCTTCTGCCAGCACCTCCCTAACTTGCTATCATCTCCCTGTCAAGTGGCAAACCCCTTGGAGAATTTTTAGATCTCTGAGTTTTTCCCAAACTCCCTTCCCAACACAAAACTCCATCCTGGCACAGCCTGGGAGCAGGGTTTCAGCAAAGCTCGTGGGAATGTTTACACCACAGAGTCTCTGCGTTTCTCAGTTCTTGGAAATGCCCCACAAATGGATCAAAATTGCGGCCCCCCGTGTGTGCCAGCTCCCGTTTGCCTCTTTGCCTCCCGGAGCGCCTTCTCCGTCTAGCACTGGGCATTTGCAGGTCTCTGGTCATTCCTTGGAGCCATAGCACCGCAATAAGCCTGGAAGGCCTACTGTGTGCTAGTGTTGGGCTGAGTGCCAGAGACAGCCTTGATCCACCACACAGCGCAAGAGTTAGGGACCTGTAAGGCAGTGCTGTGGCATTCCTGAGCAAACCTTACCTACATGAGAGAGATAGGAACAGAAGGCTTTCTAGGCCTGATGTAGTAGCAATCTTGTGCTGTGTGACAAACATTCCTAGAATTTACAGTTTAAAACAACAAGCCACATGTCATTTCTCCCAGCTCCAGGGATGTTGGATGGTCTTCTAGCTAGGGGATGCTGCTGACTGGGATCCAGCCTGGACCATCTCTGCTAGGCTGCTTCAAGCATCCATGGTCAAGTGAAGGACTAGCTGATGACCAGTTGGTTGCCTGGATGTTGGCTGTGTAACGAGTGACTGGACCACGGGTCTCAGCATCCAACACACTAGCCAGGGCTTGCTCCCATGACAATGGGATCACGATAGCACCCTTCCTGTGGTAGCTCACAGCACAGGGCTACCACAGATATAAGACTGAGATCAACGAAGCCTCATTGAATGTGTGTATAGATATGGGCAGAGATAGGAACTCTGGATCATTGCACATTAATTTGACACAGAAGCACAGAAGTGTGACATCCTAGTTTTAGCTATAGTTCATTCAAAGGTCACAtggtgtgagtttttttttttagtttattattgAAGGTTGAACCCAGAATCTCAGAGATGCTAAGCCCTCATTCAACCACTGAGCCCCAACCCCGAGTCCTACCTGCAGTGTGGTTGAATTGTGGAATTCAAGGGAGAGGAAAGCGCCATGAGCCTGATGGAAAATCTCAAACTTTTCCTCAAAGGAAGTAGGGACCCATGGGAGATTCTAGAAATGGAGTGAGGTCTGTTTCACTGCAAAGAACTTTGAGGGCCACAGCCTTTCTCAAACCAGACTTATGATGGATGGTGAGTTCTCTgggaaaattccagaaaatagagggatcacacacacagaggggagaagCTTGCAAGTAAGGCATCCTCAACCTTCACCTTTCCCAAAGCAGCTGCTGCTACCACACTGGTGTGAGTCCTGGTAGACCTGAGCTCGAGTCAGGGCCCTGCAAGGCCGTGCATTACAGTAATGAGCAGACCTTATCTACAGGAGGGAGCTGAAGGCCTTCTTCAGCGCTGGCCTCCCCATTCTCGCAGCTGTGTCCTATCTCCCTGTCAACAGGCAACAATTGACTGAGCCTGTTCCTATCCTGACAAGTTTTTAGTttgtcttgaatttctgatgATACTGGGGCAAAGTTCCCATTTGTTAGTCCCCCTGTTTTTCCCCAGGGAGGGATGGCTGAGCCGTGAAGCAAGCTCATCTTTGCTCCATAAAATGTTGAGTTGCCTCTAAGGTGGCTGGCCTGTCAGCTCTCCCAGCTTCTGTGTGATTCCCGTACAGTCACTATGAGAAATGCTCATCTCATATTTCATAAGCAATATTGACATTCAGCCAGGAGAGAGATTCAGCTTGTTGTAATCCAtcctggttttgtttccttttggtttgactctttttttgagtcaggggctTGCAGTCTAGGCTAGCCCCAAACGCCctagcctcctgcctcagtttccccagtgtgGGAACAAGAACAAGCCACAGTCATATATGCTGTAGCATGTTTTACAGCGATGGAGTCATTTACTCATGCCCATGTGGCTTCACTGAGAAGTCACTTCTGTCTTTCATCTTGATGACTCAACCCTTCCTAGGAAACAGGCAGAATGACCAGGCTCGGGAGATCCCTTCCCAAGTCATAGccctgttgggggtgggggggtggcagCTGGCTGGTTCTCTCACCCTAGCCAGTTCCAGTGTTGGGTAGTATGATGGAAAACAGTGACTTAGGTCTGTCCCAGTGTGTCTTGGAATGCCAAGGACACTGAAGACAGTGACCATCAGCCAAGGTCACATAAAGACCCTGACACACCTTCCCCTACATCTCAAACTGCAGTAAAATctaaaacatcaaaataacacAGAAGGAAGAGATCTGAGAGCCAGCCTGGCTCGCTCCGGAGAGGCCACTGCTTCCAAACACTCCCTCCCTTGGGCACAATTGCTGCTTTATGGAAAACTGAGGCTAGCAGTAGTCTGGATCAGGGTAGACAGATTCCTACCCTTGTGTGATTAGGGGGCCTTTGTGAGCAACCCCCCAACTCACAGTGTTAGATGTCAGCTCGTCAGGTAGGTAGGACACAGTGACACTGCCTCCTTACTTCTTCCCGTGGCCTCAGGTCCCACAGGGTAAGGTGGATGCTGTGTTCAGAGTGAGTCTTACCCTCGAGGCCTGATTGGCAGCTTTCGGCTGCTCAGGTGCTAGGCATGTTGGTCATTGGTTAAGTTCTGTTGGGAGGTATTTAAGGCAGAAGGTCTGGAGCTAACTGAGCTAACTGAGCGAGCACTGGCCTGGCCTGCTGCTGCCTGTGCCATGGCTCCTGGGAGTGTCTCCAgtgtttcttcctcctcttttccctccagGGACACATCCCCTTCTGGATCATGTGGGCTCCCTGGAGCTGACAAGCCAGGTAAGCAAGGGAGTGGAATTCTGAGTTTAGGCCAAGGTCCCTGGAAACCGGGAGACAGCCCGGAGACAGCCGCTGAGAAGGTGCATGCGGCTTAAGCCTGGTTCCCACCGCTCGCTCGGATTGGAAGAGGAGACCTAGTCCTGGTGGGGAATGAAGCTGAATGGTCCCATTTCCTGGTCTGGGACTCACAGTGAAGACTTCAGTCAGGTGCAGGCTGCCTCGGCCCTGCTACAGGACTCCCTTAGGCCCGTGGCCTGTTgtttcatgtttctttcttttttcttttacacgcattggtgttttgcctgcacatatgtctgtgtcgGGGTACTGGACCCAATGGAACTAGAATTTCAGAGAACTGGAGTTCAGacagctgtgaactgccatgggaattgaaccctggtcctctggaaaagcacccagtgctcttaaccactgagccatctctccagccgatggctttttctttctacttctaaACTTAAATTTTGAGTCTGAATTTTGCAAATAATTCTGACAGCATCACCCTGAATTTAAGTCACGCCGACAGGTTCTCCCATTTCTCCCCCCCAAATCCTCCTTTTTCTTGCTGCTTTTCAAAAGTAACAGCCCATCTCAAAATACCCCATCGCTCCCCCAAGTTCAGCATGCAGTGACCTTTAGTATGTTATCATGTGTGCCCAGCGCCACAATCTGTTTCAGAATTGAGTCATTTCCTGAGAAGAAAAGCTGACTTGTGCTATTAACAGTCACTCCCCGACTTCACTCCACCTGTGTCTGTGGGTCCTCGCCATTTCATACAAGGCGTTgtgactggctttttttttttttttttttgcctgcttaTACCTAGAAGCACTCGTGTGGTAGCTCTCAAATCTCAGACTCGTGTGGTAGCTCTCGAATCTCAGTCCTTTATGgccaagtagtattccattgtgtgagtGGTCACAGGCATTTGGGCTGTTGGGGAGAATGGCTCAGGCACACAGCTGGTGGGGctagggatggagcccagggcctcagtCGGCACGCTGAGCCCAGGCTTCTTCACCCCCTTACGTCTTTGCTTCCATTCTCACTTGGGGCGGGGGGTGTCTCTAGGAATGTGActgttctttcttttgcttttccccaaataattttcttttaaacatgttGAGCTCACatttgagaggtagagacagggggaTCGCTTGAGTTCagggtcaacctggtctacagagtgaattccaggctagtgaGAGCTACGTAGTAAGGCTCcctttattttcacttttataaCTCTGCACATGAGGCCTTTTTCAAGCAAGCATATAATGTAATGTGAGTGTGAGCATCTCCCTCCcaatcctcctcccctccccctcctcactcCTTTGCTCCCCAGAGAGCTtcacttcttctttctttccagctGTGGACACAGACTTCATATTTACAAAGTCTAGGACCCACAGATGATGCTAATATCTTGTTAGGAAACCTTCTGAGACTGAGAGGAAATCGGGCTGGGAGCAGCTGAGTCCCTCCCCTGTGCCCGTCAGGCGCGGCCGTCCTCAGCTGTGGCTGCTTTTGCTTACCCACTGGCTTATCTCAGACATGTGCCAGGCCCAGCATCTCAGCTGGAAATAGTCCAGGGTTGATTTCCAAAGAGCTGAACCTTTAAGAAAGGGCTGTCAGGCCGGGGTACAGCTCAGTGCTAGAACACTTGCCTGAAATGCATGCACCAGGCCTTGGGTTGGGTCATGAGGagtacaaagaacaaacaaacaaagacttcAGTGTTACCTCTTCCTCCCAGTGTCTGTGAATATTTGGTTATTTCTTTGTCCAGTTGGATTTTGAGTTTGTGTATATCCTATTTTTGAGGTACCACCTCGTTCTGTAGCCCCAGGCTCATCTGGAAATAAGTCTTTCCACCTCTGTGTCTGGAGTCCTGGGGTAACAGGTATGtctccaccatgcctggatttctAGGGTGGTGGTTTCAAGTCCTTCTGAGTCTGAACAGGGCCCTGTGGCATTTGGCAGAGATGTTGCTTTCTCAGTGTTTTTGTCCCCAGGGTCTTTGGTGCCTTCTTCAAGGTGACGTGTATGTAAGAGAAGCCAACATGGGCCTCACTATGCTTCCTGATTTACTTCTTCGAGTACAATACAGCTACAGCTGTAGATACCCTTGGGCAGCTAACCTACCCGGGATTGCCTCTCCCAGAGAAtattggcgcatgcctttaatcccagcacttgggaggcagaggcaggtggatttctgagttcgaggccagcctggtctacagagtgagttccaggacagccagggctacagagaaaccctgtctcgagaaaaaaaaaagagagagagagagaatattcttcAAAAGGAGGGACCCTGATGAGCCCTGTAGGGACAGTGGTCTGTGTAAGGCTTGCAGCCTAGCAGCTAGTGATGTCACTggttctcagtgtgtgtgtgctctgcccCACCAAAGCAGGCCTTGACCGGGGCAGAGGGCAGTCTGGGTGATGCCCCTCTGTCTATCCCACAGGTCCAAGTTGCCGCAGAATCCAAGCAGGCCAAAGGAACCCAACAATGCTGCACATGGTGCTAGAGGCTTTGAAGGCCCGGGAGGCACGCCAGGGCACATCAGTTGTAGCCATCAAGGTCTACATCCAACACAAGTACCCGACAGTGGACACCACCCGTTTCAAGTACCTGTTGAAGCAAGCTCTGGAAACTGGCGTTCGTCGAGGCCTCCTCACCAGGCCTGCTCACTCCAAGGCCAAGGGTGCCACTGGCAGCTTCAAAGTGAGCTacggagaaggagggggaggccTCAGACCCTTAGTACACGCTGCTTCTCGCCACAGCCCACATCTCCCTCCACAGCCCTCTGCTGACCCTTACTGTGCACTGTGGGGAGCCCGCACAGTATCAGGGTCTGTGTATGTGGCTTCTTGCCGGTGTCCACCACATAGCCACAGACCCAcagcttctgggggaggggcACTGGGGCAGTCTCTACTAGCCTCATGTGGTACCTGTGGTTACTGGGGTGCCCATCTCAAGAAGTCCCAATCCTGGGGAGCTCTGCTAGGGCCTAGGGGACACTACTGGGACCtagttggagtgtgtgtgtgtgtgtgtgtggggcaaGTGGCTCAATAGAGCCTCAAATTACAAGCCTGAGGGAAGCTGGGAAATCAgtcctctctcctctcagtctGTATTCTTGGAGATATTGAAAGAGGTGGGACTTCAGGGAGCAGGGGCAGAGTGAGGCTTGAGGCTAAGTGGGTGATAGGAAGATACAGATCTTTAGAAGTGAGCAGCAGGGCACTTCAGGGAGACAAGAGACTAACACCAGGTGAAATGCAATGAGGACCACAGGGGTAGAtgtgtctcctctcctcttcttaacCCTGGTGTTGGGAGCATGGCCCCTTTGGTGTCCTGTGTGGGGTATAGGGATATCCAGAGCTTCTGTTCTCACCCCAACCCCATACTCTGTCTTTAGCTAGTTCCAAAGCCCAAGACAAAGAAAGCCTGTGCCCCCAAAGCCGGCAGGGGAGCTGCAGGTGCCAAGGAGACAGGCTCCAAGAAATCTGGATTGCTGAAGAAAGACCAAGTTGGCAAGGCCACGATGGAGAAAGGGCAGAAGAGGAGGGCTTACCCTTGCAAGGCAGCCACACTGGAGATGGCACCTAAGAAAGCCAAGGCGAAACCGAAAGAGGTCAGAAAGGCTCCCCTAAAACAAGACAAAGCAGCAGGGGCCCCTCTGACtgccaatggaggccagaaggtcaAACGCAGTGGGAGCAGGCAAGGTAGGTGTGTGCATGGGTGGCAGGGACAGGAGGTCCCCAGCAGCCACCAGGGATGCAGGATAGAAGGGGTTTCCCTCCGTAGGAAGTGGGCCTTGAGTGCTAGACCTGGATAAAGGAATGGAGAGCCTGTAGCAGCCTTGAGACAGGATCAGGAAAGGCTTCTTGGAGTAGGCATCTCCGTTGCATCTGAGCAGAAAGGCTGAAGAGCTGCCAGGgggtgtgtctctctctgtatgggAGGTCAGAAGAAATTCAAGGGGGTTTTGCACTAAGGAGTCTGGGCTCATCCTAGAGCAGTGAGTAGCTATGAGAGGGCTCTGGCAGGGAGCAGTGAGTGATGGTTTTAAGACCATCAAGGAAGCTGGTGCATACCCAGAATCCTGAGCACTTGGGGGTGAGAGGCAgaaagaccagaagttcaaggcagCATCTTTACATTTATATAGAGCTTGAAATTGGTCTGGGTCAtgtgagactcagtctcaaacaACTCTACCCTCCTGAAAAaaaagtgtgtatatatacacatacacgtacacgtacacatatTAAAGTACTACCATTGGCAGGTAGGCAACTAAGCTGATGTTCCCACGTTGTGTAAAGAGACATCTTGTCTGATTTGCAGGGGCCTGAGATTTGGGGGTAAAACAGCTGACCCAGGTCACATGGCCTTCAGGTGCCTGTTCAGGCGACAACTTGGGATCTAGGCAGACTGAGAACTCTAGAGCCTGTAGACCCTTTGTCCCTTACTACTCCCTCCATCTTACAGAAGCAAATGCCCATGGGAAAACCAAAGGTGAGAAATCGAAGCCCTTGGCCAGCAAGGTAGGTAGGTGTCTGTTGCCCACTGTGTCTCAAGTCCTTCCAGGCTTGTGTGGGGGCTCTGGGAAGGAAGCCTGTGCCTTTGTGCTTGTGAGGTAAATGCTCTGCTGGCTTGAGTTATCTCCCCACCactctttttgcttttttacAGGTCCAGAATAGCGTTGCTTCCCTCGCCAAAAGGAAGATGGCAGACATGGCCCACACTGTGACAGTTGTTCAGGGGGCTGAGACAGTACAGGAGACCAAAGTGCCCACTCCTTCCCAGGACATAGGACACAAAGTACAACCCATACCTAGGGTCAGGAAGGCAAAGACCCCTGAGAACACTCAGGCCTGAGTTACTTCCCAAGACCTCCTCCAAGGCTCCCAGCAAGAAGGCTGAGGCTAGTAGCTAgggccagggctggggagatggcgaTTCTGAAGCTTTTATTGTCTAATAAGCTGTCACAATGTTTAATCATAATTTATCAATAAAGACTTTGTATTCACACACTGGTACATTGGACACTGGACTGTGAGACAGGAAGGCAGAGGCGGGTTTTGAGCAGTTGGGAGCCAGGGAGCAGTGGTTTAGTTGATGTCTTTACAAAGAGCCTCCTGCCTGCAGGAGGGATGGAGGACGTGAGGGGCCAGAGAGGGTAAGCTTCCTGAGCCGAACCATCAAGCCTCAgcccagagaggcagacagactacGGCTTGGGGGAGCAGGATATTGCCTGCCAAGGAACACAGTGCTGGCTGCAACTGTAGTATGTATTCGTGTACCTGTGTcatggtgtgtgtatggaggtcagactACAATTTGAAggggtcctctccttccactttgtGAATCCCGATGGAATTTGGGGTATCAAGCACCTTTGTCCAgggaaccatcttgccagcccttggtGCAATTTTTGATAGGGGAGGGCCGCTGAGCAGGGACCCCAAGTCTGGATGGAATCGTATTcagcaagagaaggaaagggcACAAAGGCCCTGTATTGGTTACTGTccatgttgctgtgataaaatcccGGACAGGAGAGAGTTAAGCATGGGAAGGGTTTACTTTAGCTTGTGGTCCATCACGGCAGAAAAGGCCCAGCAGCGGGAGTGCAAGCTCAACTCTTGCTCCTCTTGACTCCATGTGGGACTCCAGCCCACAAGATGGTTCCACCAAAACTCTGGTCTTCCCACATAAACATCTCTGGAAGGAAATGGCCTCATAGATATGACTGGTGGGGTGTCCCTAGGCAATTCCAAATCTGGTCAAGTTGGTAATCCACCAGTGGCCCTAGGGCAGGGATACGAGTGAGACAAGTCATGGGGCCAAATTCTGCACTGCTTTAAAATCATCAGAGACACTTTTCCATGGATAGGTGGAGTTAGTTCCCTCACCCTGAGTCTGAGCTCTGCATTGCTTGACCAGAGGGCAGTGGCAATGTCAGGACAGATCTGAGACTTCAGAGGAGgcagggtggctcagtgggtaaagtgttggCTACATAAACATGAGGgctagagttcaaatccccaccaCTCgcataaaaagctgggtgtggtagtgcatgtgTATAAATAACCCCAGTGTcaggtggtggaggcaggaggatcaacccCCAGGGCTCACTACCCAGATAGCCTAGGCTAAAACAGCAAACTACGGGTGAAAGAGTCAaagctctcaaaaaaaaaaggtggtccAATGGTTATAGCCAAAGCACTGGCTGTGTATGAGACCAGAGTTTGTCCCCCCAGAACCACATGAGTGCCAAGTGAGTGTTGTGCACCCCATTAATTTCAGCCTCAGTAGGTGGAGATTGTGTCCTGGCTTGTAGGACTGTTTTTAGCTTTGGTCAAGCTGGAGTCACATGAGGAGAAAACTCAGTTGAGAGAACATCCCTACCAGATTTACCTGTGGGGAGTTCTCTTGACTGATTAATATGGGAGGGCGGGCCCAGGTCTCTGTGGACAGCACTCCTGGGCTAGTGCTcctaggttgtataagaaagcagcctgagcaaggCGATAAGCAGgttccctccatggcttctgcttcagttcctgccttgagttcctgtcttgacttccttcagtgataaactgtaaagctgtgagctgaaatacatcctttctccccaagttgcttttggtcatggtgtttcatcacaacaatagaaaccttaacttcAATGGGACCCTTAGAGCAGGCTGGTTAAAAAGACCACTATCCGAAGCTCTGCATTTGATTAAGACTACCTTGGAGAAGCGGGGCatggtggttcacgcctttaatcctagcactcgggaggcagaggcaggcagatttctgagttcgaggccagcctggtctacaaagtgagttccaggacagtcagggctatacaaagaaaccctgtctcgaaaaacaaaacaaaacaa
This window harbors:
- the H1f8 gene encoding histone H1.8 isoform 1 (isoform 1 is encoded by transcript variant 1), with the protein product MAPGSVSSVSSSSFPSRDTSPSGSCGLPGADKPGPSCRRIQAGQRNPTMLHMVLEALKAREARQGTSVVAIKVYIQHKYPTVDTTRFKYLLKQALETGVRRGLLTRPAHSKAKGATGSFKLVPKPKTKKACAPKAGRGAAGAKETGSKKSGLLKKDQVGKATMEKGQKRRAYPCKAATLEMAPKKAKAKPKEVRKAPLKQDKAAGAPLTANGGQKVKRSGSRQEANAHGKTKGEKSKPLASKVQNSVASLAKRKMADMAHTVTVVQGAETVQETKVPTPSQDIGHKVQPIPRVRKAKTPENTQA
- the H1f8 gene encoding histone H1.8 isoform 2 (isoform 2 is encoded by transcript variant 2), with the protein product MAPGSVSSVSSSSFPSRDTSPSGSCGLPGADKPGPSCRRIQAGQRNPTMLHMVLEALKAREARQGTSVVAIKVYIQHKYPTVDTTRFKYLLKQALETGVRRGLLTRPAHSKAKGATGSFKLVPKPKTKKACAPKAGRGAAGAKETGSKKSGLLKKDQVGKATMEKGQKRRAYPCKAATLEMAPKKAKAKPKEVRKAPLKQDKAAGAPLTANGGQKVKRSGSRQEANAHGKTKGEKSKPLASKVGPE